A genomic window from Silene latifolia isolate original U9 population chromosome 11, ASM4854445v1, whole genome shotgun sequence includes:
- the LOC141612331 gene encoding LOB domain-containing protein 12-like: MGGNGTSPCASCKLLRRRCAKDCIFAPYFPSDDPHKFAIVHKIFGASNVSKMLQELPIHQRGDAVSSLVYEANARMRDPVYGCVGAISFLQNQVSQLQMQLAVAQTEILCIQMQQEPSNMTTTTQNSFESDDKSFLLQNNHQYLNYPSSSDHHVIQDSFKRESFFGHDMVS, from the exons atgggTGGCAACGGAACTTCTCCTTGCGCCTCTTGCAAGTTGCTCCGACGTCGATGCGCCAAGGACTGTATTTTTGCTCCTTATTTTCCTTCTGATGATCCTCACAAGTTTGCCATTGTTCACAAAATATTTGGTGCTAGCAATGTCAGCAAAATGTTACAG GAGTTACCGATCCACCAAAGAGGAGATGCAGTGAGCAGTCTAGTATACGAAGCAAATGCAAGAATGAGGGATCCAGTGTATGGTTGCGTAGGCGCTATATCATTCCTGCAAAACCAAGTGTCTCAGCTTCAAATGCAACTAGCAGTAGCTCAAACTGAAATATTATGCATTCAAATGCAACAAGAACCAAGCAACATGACAACCACCACTCAGAACAGCTTCGAGTCCGACGACAAGTCTTTCCTTCTCCAAAACAATCACCAATACCTCAACTATCCATCTTCTAGTGATCATCATGTAATTCAAGACTCTTTTAAGAGGGAGTCTTTCTTTGGACATGACATGGTTTCATAA